A genomic stretch from Malus domestica chromosome 15, GDT2T_hap1 includes:
- the LOC103441696 gene encoding putative disease resistance protein RGA3 isoform X2, whose amino-acid sequence MSEVFGREKEKDILITKLLSDGGKDQRGLLIIPILGMGGMGKTTLAQLVYNDSKVKAHFEKRVWVCVSDPFDEIKIAKSISGDGAPSSNELDYVLQCMSRSIEGKRFLLVLDDVWGHDSEKWERLRAPLIQSGAHGNRILVTTRKHEVVDMMRATSDMISLGELGEGYCLSIFNHMAFADKEVGESKAFEDISKKIVEKCKGLPLAAKALGSLMHNKRTRREWLGVLNSKIWDQEEVEQKVFQPLLLSYYDLDPSIKCCILYCASFPKDFEFEREYLINIWMAQDYFNSKGNKDKGEIGEAFFDNLVARSFFQDLVKDSVSGKIIGCKMHDIVHDSVQSLTKNECLIIDAEGVGNEIEVLGEKVRHLTLRLRLDEPLPPSKAYYNCKNLRTLKIICSSILTTIDSNFILQLKCLRTLHLSNNGISEVPKEIGELIYLRHIDLSRNGGLKILPDSICELYNLYTLRLFGCLSLEKLPDNMGKLISLKQLYVYGCAKLEYLPKGIRRLKKLKTIDVCAVVCVNDEDRVALQLGDLRVLNLQGRLHIILKGNVKDENELEKAQLWHMKQLFHLGINCEVVQYNQKARSTVEFLNVLRPHENLESLYISYHSGATYPNWMMSLHNLRIISLFEWSGCLPPLGRLPYLEKLSISRMHKVQRVGGEFWGLWTKMKRHLDHHHHLHFFPKLKKLAVGYMSALEEWEVGMERWNKEDSEMSIMPCLSSLNISRCPLLKTLPDFLCKTPLQELFIFECQTLSKRCECGSGEEWPKISHIPNIKILS is encoded by the exons ATGTCAGAGGTATTTGGtcgagaaaaggaaaaagacatTCTGATAACAAAGTTATTGAGTGATGGTGGAAAAGATCAGAGGGGACTCCTTATCATCCCTATTCTAGGGATGGGCGGAATGGGAAAGACAACTCTAGCCCAACTAGTTTATAACGATAGCAAGGTTAAAGCCCATTTTGAAAAGAGAGTGTGGGTTTGTGTCTCGGACCCTTTTGATGAGATTAAGATTGCCAAATCCATAAGTGGTGATGGTGCCCCAAGTTCAAATGAGTTGGACTATGTCTTGCAGTGCATGTCAAGATCCATTGAGGGTAAAAGGTTTCTCCTTGTCCTAGATGATGTGTGGGGCCACGATAGTGAAAAATGGGAACGATTAAGGGCACCGCTAATCCAAAGTGGTGCTCATGGCAATAGAATATTGGTGACCACAAGAAAGCATGAGGTTGTTGATATGATGAGAGCAACaagtgacatgattagtttggGAGAGTTGGGCGAAGGATATTGTTTATCAATCTTCAACCACATGGCGTTTGCTGATAAAGAAGTAGGTGAATCTAAGGCATTTGAAGATATTAGTAAGAAAATTGTAGAAAAATGTAAGGGTTTGCCTCTTGCAGCAAAAGCTTTAGGCAGTCTCATGCACAATAAGAGAACAAGGAGGGAATGGCTAGGTGTTTTGAACAGTAAGATATGGGATCAAGAAGAGGTGGAGCAAAAAGTTTTTCAACCATTATTACTAAGTTATTATGATTTGGATCCATCAATCAAATGTTGCATTTTGTATTGTGCTAGTTTTCCTAAAGACTTTGAGTTTGAGAGAGAATATTTGATTAATATTTGGATGGCACAAGATTATTTTAATTCAAAAGGGAATAAGGATAAGGGAGAAATTGGTGAAGCATTTTTTGATAACTTAGTAGCACGATCTTTTTTCCAAGATTTGGTGAAAGATAGTGTCAGTGGTAAAATTATAGGTTGCAAAATGCATGATATTGTTCATGACTCTGTGCAATCTCTAACCAAGAATGAATGTTTGATTATTGACGCTGAGGGTGTTGGCAATGAAATAgaggttttgggtgaaaaagttCGCCATTTGACTTTAAGGTTGAGACTTGATGAGCCACTCCCACCTTCTAAAGCATATTacaattgcaaaaatctgcGTACACTCAAAATTATTTGTTCATCCATTCTTACGACGATAgactcaaattttattttacaattgaaATGTCTTAGGACATTACATTTGAGTAATAATGGCATAAGTGAAGTCCCAAAGGAAATTGgtgaattgatatatttgaggcATATTGATTTGTCACGGAATGGTGGTTTGAAGATATTGCCTGACAGTATCTGTGAGTTGTACAATTTGTATACCTTGCGCCTTTTTGGCTGTTTGTCACTTGAAAAACTACCTGATAACATGGGGAAGTTGATTAGCTTAAAGCAACTTTATGTTTATGGTTGTGCTAAGCTGGAGTACTTGCCAAAAGGGATTCGGAGattaaagaaattgaaaacaattGATGTGTGTGCTGTGGTTTGTGTCAACGATGAGGACAGAGTAGCATTACAATTGGGAGATCTAAGAGTCTTGAACCTCCAAGGCAGGCTACACATAATATTGAAGGGGAATGTGAAAGATGAGAATGAGCTTGAGAAGGCACAGTTGTGGCACATGAAGCAACTCTTTCATCTTGGAATTAATTGTGAGGTTGTCCAATACAATCAGAAAGCCAGAAGCACCGTTGAATTTCTAAATGTCCTACGACCACACGAAAATCTGGAATCTTTATACATTTCTTATCATTCAGGCGCCACCTACCCCAATTGGATGATGTCTTTGCACAACTTAAGAATCATCAGTCTATTTGAATGGAGTGGATGCTTGCCTCCTCTTGGGAGATTGCCATACCTTGAAAAACTGAGTATATCGAGAATGCACAAGGTGCAAAGGGTTGGTGGTGAATTTTGGGGATTGTGGACCAAGATGAAACGTCACTtagatcatcatcatcatcttcattttTTTCCAAAGTTGAAAAAGCTCGCAGTTGGCTACATGTCGGCGTTGGAAGAGTGGGAAGTAGGCATGGAAAGGTGGAACAAAGAGGATTCTGAAATGTCAATCATGCCATGTCTTTCCTCCTTAAACATTAGTCGTTGTCCTCTTCTAAAAACACTGCCAGACTTCCTCTGCAAAACACCGCTGCAGGAACTCTTCATCTTTGAATGTCAAACACTTTCTAAGCGTTGTGAATGTGGCAGTGGAGAGGAATGGCCCAAGATTTCTCACATCCCAAACATCAAAATCTTATCCTG A
- the LOC103441696 gene encoding putative disease resistance protein RGA3 isoform X1: MSEVFGREKEKDILITKLLSDGGKDQRGLLIIPILGMGGMGKTTLAQLVYNDSKVKAHFEKRVWVCVSDPFDEIKIAKSISGDGAPSSNELDYVLQCMSRSIEGKRFLLVLDDVWGHDSEKWERLRAPLIQSGAHGNRILVTTRKHEVVDMMRATSDMISLGELGEGYCLSIFNHMAFADKEVGESKAFEDISKKIVEKCKGLPLAAKALGSLMHNKRTRREWLGVLNSKIWDQEEVEQKVFQPLLLSYYDLDPSIKCCILYCASFPKDFEFEREYLINIWMAQDYFNSKGNKDKGEIGEAFFDNLVARSFFQDLVKDSVSGKIIGCKMHDIVHDSVQSLTKNECLIIDAEGVGNEIEVLGEKVRHLTLRLRLDEPLPPSKAYYNCKNLRTLKIICSSILTTIDSNFILQLKCLRTLHLSNNGISEVPKEIGELIYLRHIDLSRNGGLKILPDSICELYNLYTLRLFGCLSLEKLPDNMGKLISLKQLYVYGCAKLEYLPKGIRRLKKLKTIDVCAVVCVNDEDRVALQLGDLRVLNLQGRLHIILKGNVKDENELEKAQLWHMKQLFHLGINCEVVQYNQKARSTVEFLNVLRPHENLESLYISYHSGATYPNWMMSLHNLRIISLFEWSGCLPPLGRLPYLEKLSISRMHKVQRVGGEFWGLWTKMKRHLDHHHHLHFFPKLKKLAVGYMSALEEWEVGMERWNKEDSEMSIMPCLSSLNISRCPLLKTLPDFLCKTPLQELFIFECQTLSKRCECGSGEEWPKISHIPNIKILS, encoded by the exons ATGTCAGAGGTATTTGGtcgagaaaaggaaaaagacatTCTGATAACAAAGTTATTGAGTGATGGTGGAAAAGATCAGAGGGGACTCCTTATCATCCCTATTCTAGGGATGGGCGGAATGGGAAAGACAACTCTAGCCCAACTAGTTTATAACGATAGCAAGGTTAAAGCCCATTTTGAAAAGAGAGTGTGGGTTTGTGTCTCGGACCCTTTTGATGAGATTAAGATTGCCAAATCCATAAGTGGTGATGGTGCCCCAAGTTCAAATGAGTTGGACTATGTCTTGCAGTGCATGTCAAGATCCATTGAGGGTAAAAGGTTTCTCCTTGTCCTAGATGATGTGTGGGGCCACGATAGTGAAAAATGGGAACGATTAAGGGCACCGCTAATCCAAAGTGGTGCTCATGGCAATAGAATATTGGTGACCACAAGAAAGCATGAGGTTGTTGATATGATGAGAGCAACaagtgacatgattagtttggGAGAGTTGGGCGAAGGATATTGTTTATCAATCTTCAACCACATGGCGTTTGCTGATAAAGAAGTAGGTGAATCTAAGGCATTTGAAGATATTAGTAAGAAAATTGTAGAAAAATGTAAGGGTTTGCCTCTTGCAGCAAAAGCTTTAGGCAGTCTCATGCACAATAAGAGAACAAGGAGGGAATGGCTAGGTGTTTTGAACAGTAAGATATGGGATCAAGAAGAGGTGGAGCAAAAAGTTTTTCAACCATTATTACTAAGTTATTATGATTTGGATCCATCAATCAAATGTTGCATTTTGTATTGTGCTAGTTTTCCTAAAGACTTTGAGTTTGAGAGAGAATATTTGATTAATATTTGGATGGCACAAGATTATTTTAATTCAAAAGGGAATAAGGATAAGGGAGAAATTGGTGAAGCATTTTTTGATAACTTAGTAGCACGATCTTTTTTCCAAGATTTGGTGAAAGATAGTGTCAGTGGTAAAATTATAGGTTGCAAAATGCATGATATTGTTCATGACTCTGTGCAATCTCTAACCAAGAATGAATGTTTGATTATTGACGCTGAGGGTGTTGGCAATGAAATAgaggttttgggtgaaaaagttCGCCATTTGACTTTAAGGTTGAGACTTGATGAGCCACTCCCACCTTCTAAAGCATATTacaattgcaaaaatctgcGTACACTCAAAATTATTTGTTCATCCATTCTTACGACGATAgactcaaattttattttacaattgaaATGTCTTAGGACATTACATTTGAGTAATAATGGCATAAGTGAAGTCCCAAAGGAAATTGgtgaattgatatatttgaggcATATTGATTTGTCACGGAATGGTGGTTTGAAGATATTGCCTGACAGTATCTGTGAGTTGTACAATTTGTATACCTTGCGCCTTTTTGGCTGTTTGTCACTTGAAAAACTACCTGATAACATGGGGAAGTTGATTAGCTTAAAGCAACTTTATGTTTATGGTTGTGCTAAGCTGGAGTACTTGCCAAAAGGGATTCGGAGattaaagaaattgaaaacaattGATGTGTGTGCTGTGGTTTGTGTCAACGATGAGGACAGAGTAGCATTACAATTGGGAGATCTAAGAGTCTTGAACCTCCAAGGCAGGCTACACATAATATTGAAGGGGAATGTGAAAGATGAGAATGAGCTTGAGAAGGCACAGTTGTGGCACATGAAGCAACTCTTTCATCTTGGAATTAATTGTGAGGTTGTCCAATACAATCAGAAAGCCAGAAGCACCGTTGAATTTCTAAATGTCCTACGACCACACGAAAATCTGGAATCTTTATACATTTCTTATCATTCAGGCGCCACCTACCCCAATTGGATGATGTCTTTGCACAACTTAAGAATCATCAGTCTATTTGAATGGAGTGGATGCTTGCCTCCTCTTGGGAGATTGCCATACCTTGAAAAACTGAGTATATCGAGAATGCACAAGGTGCAAAGGGTTGGTGGTGAATTTTGGGGATTGTGGACCAAGATGAAACGTCACTtagatcatcatcatcatcttcattttTTTCCAAAGTTGAAAAAGCTCGCAGTTGGCTACATGTCGGCGTTGGAAGAGTGGGAAGTAGGCATGGAAAGGTGGAACAAAGAGGATTCTGAAATGTCAATCATGCCATGTCTTTCCTCCTTAAACATTAGTCGTTGTCCTCTTCTAAAAACACTGCCAGACTTCCTCTGCAAAACACCGCTGCAGGAACTCTTCATCTTTGAATGTCAAACACTTTCTAAGCGTTGTGAATGTGGCAGTGGAGAGGAATGGCCCAAGATTTCTCACATCCCAAACATCAAAATCTTATCCTG a
- the LOC103441687 gene encoding protein OSB1, mitochondrial yields the protein MKALRLLLSISKPSPSLLFSQRLSLFSSATNPSFSNSFSSSDDGDDEEGSGIYRNKLKFQRPKAITRRRWEESLNLGNSCSFIGTVTHPLRVVNNNGGPFGVHTGLRVRNSPKSESSFWILLKMWEEMAELSVKHLKPNDFIYVSGRLGSYTKADQNGNLSMRYKLDVKELNYVSQRGHGLSSKNHKEPQCIEGGGDLDKYKDRLHLWQVFFSNPYEWWDNREDKKNPRQPDFKHKDTGEALWLMPNDPPWIEKQLQLLDERMPKQLRGQRHSRISEWQYDE from the exons ATGAAGGCGCTTCGTCTTCTACTCTCCATCAGCAAGCCAAGTCCCTCACTGTTGTTCTCCCAAAGGCTCTCCCTTTTCTCTTCAGCCACTAACCCTAGTTTTTCGAATTCCTTCTCATCCTCCGACGACGGCGACGACGAAGAAGGCAGCGGCATTTACCGAAACAAACTCAAGTTCCAGCGTCCGAAAGCAATCACGCGGCGCCGATGGGAGGAGAGTTTGAATTTGGGGAACTCTTGTAGCTTTATCGGCACCGTGACTCACCCCCTTCGGGTCGTGAACAACAACGGCGGCCCCTTTGGAGTTCACACCGGCCTTCGCGTCAGAAACTCCCCGAAATCTGAGAGCAGTTTTTG GATATTGCTGAAGATGTGGGAGGAGATGGCAGAATTGTCCGTCAAACATTTGAAACCGAATGATTTTATTTATGTGTCCGGCCGTTTAGGTTCTTACACGAAGGCTGACCAGAATGGGAATTTGAGTATGCGTTATAAG TTAGACGTGAAGGAGTTGAATTATGTATCACAACGTGGACACGGATTGAGCTCCAAAAATCACAAGGAACCACAATGCATTGAAG GTGGAGGTGATTTGGACAAGTATAAGGACCGCCTTCACTTGTGGCAAGTGTTTTTTAGCAATCCATATGAATGGTGGGATAACAGGGAAGATAAGAAGAATCCGAGACAACCAGATTTCAAGCACAAAGATACAGGCGAAGCTCTTTGGCTGATGCCAAATGATCCTCCATGGATTGAAAAACAACTCCAGTTGCTTGATGAGAGAATGCCAAAACAACTACGCGGCCAACGACATTCCCGCATTTCTGAGTGGCAGTACGATGAGTAG
- the LOC103441720 gene encoding mitogen-activated protein kinase kinase kinase 5-like, whose translation MSSSTFFCVSGSKQCSGCGCCEQSPRRTLRHSNPELGSRASATFPAYSIRKSHSLDWGVGPVAAPQTLPLPESSLIQRPDGVPKQGQGENQVATTSISVPLASFSSCIHPDENACGGCFNFCLPTKTQANDISSHTFSLQRSNTLDGFYSPPVSPRRTNAAADPLPSFGGPQDHYQDSFPSRLLPKGQSRSLGHSPLHNPPSRSQRFNPKGSNGTAVTESCSERVESSSRVSAHPLPLPPPPQSSIMHNNAEILPVSCIKGQWKKGKLIGRGTLGSVYLATNRETGALCAMKEVDLIPDDPKSAECVKQLEQEIKILRTLKHPNIVQYYGSEVIDNHFCIYLEYVYIRPGAIDKYVQDHIGAMTESVVRNFTRHILSGLAFLHGTKIIHRDVRGANLRLDASGVVKIVNFGIAKHLNGQSDNVSLKGSPNWMAPEVIRTAMQNNADPDLPLAVDIWSLGCTIIEMFTGKPPWSECTGPQVMFKMLNRIPDIPETLSAEGKDFLHWCFRRDPAKRPSAAELLEHPFVHAQNP comes from the exons ATGTCTTCTTCTACTTTCTTCTGTGTTTCAGGTTCGAAACAGTGCAGTGGCTGCGGCTGCTGTGAGCAGAGCCCAAGGCGGACGCTCCGCCACAGCAACCCGGAATTGGGTTCTCGCGCCTCGGCCACTTTCCCTGCATATTCAATCCGAAAGTCACACTCTCTGGATTGGGGTGTTGGGCCTGTTGCTGCTCCACAAACCTTGCCCCTTCCAGAATCTTCGCTGATTCAGAGACCGGACGGGGTTCCTAAACAAGG GCAGGGTGAAAATCAAGTTGCCACAACCTCCATATCAGTACCGCTGGCTTCTTTCTCCAGCTGCATTCATCCAGATGAAAATGCTTGTGGGGGTTGTTTTAACTTTTGTCTCCCGACGAAAACTCAGGCAAATGATATCTCAAGCCATACTTTTAGCCTACAAAGATCAAACACTCTGGATGGTTTTTATAGTCCTCCAGTTAGCCCCCGAAGAACAAATGCGGCCGCAGATCCTTTACCTTCTTTTGGGGGTCCCCAAGATCACTATCAGGATTCATTCCCTTCGAGGTTATTACCAAAGGGACAATCTCGTAGTCTTGGTCATTCTCCTCTTCACAACCCCCCGTCTCGAAGTCAACGCTTCAACCCAAAAGGTTCAAATGGAACTGCAGTCACAGAGAGTTGTTCTGAGAGGGTTGAAAGTAGTAGTCGCGTCAGTGCTCACCCCTTGCCTCTGCCTCCTCCACCACAGTCATCTATCATGCATAACAATGCCGAAATTTTACCAGTATCATGTATTAAAGGACAATGGAAGAAGGGAAAACTTATTGGCAGGGGTACCTTAGGCAGTGTTTATCTCGCAACCAACCG AGAGACCGGGGCATTGTGCGCAATGAAGGAAGTTGATCTCATTCCTGACGATCCTAAATCTGCAGAATGTGTAAAGCAATTGGAGCAG GAAATTAAAATCCTCCGTACACTGAAGCATCCAAATATTGTGCAGTATTATGGTAGCGAAGTA ATTGATAATCACTTCTGCATATATCTGGAGTATGTTTATATTCGGCCCGGAGCCATTGATAAATATGTCCAAGACCATATTGGAGCTATGACGGAATCTGTAGTTCGCAATTTCACTCGCCACATCCTCTCCGGGCTGGCCTTTCTGCATGGCACGAAGATAATTCACAG GGATGTAAGGGGTGCAAATTTGCGTCTTGATGCATCAGGAGTTGTTAAAATTGTCAATTTTGGGATTGCAAAACAC CTCAATGGGCAATCAGATAATGTTTCTTTGAAGGGCAGTCCGAACTGGATGGCTCCTGAG GTCATAAGGACTGCAATGCAGAACAACGCGGATCCTGATTTACCTTTGGCCGTTGATATATGGAGCTTGGGTTGTACCATCATTGAGATGTTCACTGGAAAACCTCCTTGGAGTGAATGTACAGGA CCTCAAGTTATGTTCAAGATGCTGAACAGAATCCCAGATATTCCCGAAACATTGTCTGCAGAAGGAAAGGACTTCCTCCATTGGTGCTTTCGGAGGGACCCTGCCAAGAGACCATCGGCTGCTGAGCTACTTGAACATCCATTTGTACATGCACAAAACCCTTGA
- the LOC103441729 gene encoding mitogen-activated protein kinase kinase kinase 5-like, which yields MPSTSFSHHKPCRATTSPSSNSSSPVFSSAAACSVSAPKQDSGGGGGSCEQSPRRLTRQRKLRHINNQDFYLPDKSYSSPASPDYSTQKSRSPGGGSKSNHWSSAPAPQPLPLPESPVIRKPESAKNGFFGPRKVKGKAVTSSGSALPSSYSSQVATTSGGSAAAVSFYSNNRRGALSQDANNGGGSLSSCSSQVATTSGGSSAPVSSYSNNRRGALSQDANNGGGFFINLGLNILSRKAQANGISSHPFSPQRSKTVDSYPLLVAPTSPVNCSSNCHRGTPHEYESCNMSRSAPTSAFSSPAVSPRRSNTAGDFFYSFGAPHDQNLDVFPPRLSPNRPAHSPTHSPTSRSPCFNQKSSNGNAFLLPSLERAESSGQVSAHPLPLPPPPQQSVMHHNAEALSLSSMKGQWQKGKLIGRGTFGSVYLATNRETGALCAMKEVDLIPDDPKAAECIKQLEQEIKVLRTLKHPNIVQYYGSEMTEDHFYIYLEYVHPGSINKYVQDHIGTMTESVVRSFTRHILSGLAFLHSTKTIHRDIKGANLLVDASGVVKLADFGVAKHLNGQSYNLSLKGSPYWMAPEVIRAAMQNSAAPDLALAVDIWSLGCTIVEMFNGRPPWSEFTGPQAMFKVLNTIPDIPETLSAEGKDFLHLCFRRNPAERPLASKLLEHPFVRNSYVRPFQ from the exons ATGCCTTCTACCTCGTTTTCTCATCACAAACCCTGCAGAGCTACAACCTCCCCCTCCTCCAACTCCTCCTCCCCTGTTTTTTCTTCAGCTGCTGCTTGCTCTGTTTCTGCTCCGAAACAGgacagtggtggtggtgggggcaGCTGCGAGCAGAGCCCGCGGCGGCTCACCCGGCAAAGAAAGCTCCGCCACATCAACAACCAGGATTTCTACCTCCCTGATAAGTCTTACTCCTCGCCCGCTTCGCCGGACTATTCGACCCAAAAGTCAAGATCGCCGGGTGGTGGGTCCAAGTCAAACCACTGGTCTTCTGCGCCGGCTCCGCAGCCCTTACCCCTTCCTGAATCTCCCGTGATCCGGAAACCTGAATCTGCTAAAAATGGGTTCTTTGGCCCCAG GAAGGTCAAAGGTAAAGCTGTCACAAGCTCAGGATCGGCATTGCCGAGTTCTTATTCGAGTCAAGTTGCCACAACCTCAGGAGGATCAGCAGCAGCAGTGAGTTTTTATTCAAACAATCGTCGAGGGGCACTCTCCCAAGATGCTAACAATGGTGGCGGTTCGCTGAGTTCTTGTTCTAGTCAAGTTGCCACAACCTCAGGAGGATCATCAGCACCAGTGAGTTCTTATTCGAACAATCGTCGAGGGGCACTCTCCCAAGATGCTAACAATGGTGGGGGTTTCTTTATTAACTTGGGTCTGAATATTCTTTCTAGGAAAGCGCAGGCAAATGGTATATCAAGCCATCCTTTTAGTCCCCAAAGATCGAAAACTGTCGATAGTTATCCTCTACTTGTTGCTCCCACTTCACCCGTTAATTGTTCAAGCAACTGCCATAGGGGAACGCCACACGAATATGAAAGTTGCAACATGAGCAGGAGTGCTCCAACAAGTGCTTTTTCAAGTCCTGCAGTTAGCCCCAGGAGATCAAACACCGCTggggattttttttattcttttgggGCTCCCCACGATCAAAATCTGGATGTCTTTCCTCCAAGATTATCACCAAATAGACCTGCTCATAGTCCCACCCATTCTCCTACATCTCGAAGTCCATGCTTCAACCAGAAAAGTTCAAATGGAAATGCATTTCTTTTGCCTTCTTTAGAGAGGGCTGAAAGTAGTGGTCAAGTCAGTGCCCACCCTTTGCCTCTGCCACCTCCACCACAGCAATCTGTTATGCACCACAATGCAGAAGCTCTATCCTTATCATCAATGAAAGGTCAATGGCAGAAGGGAAAACTTATTGGGCGCGGCACCTTTGGTAGTGTGTATCTCGCAACCAACCG AGAAACCGGGGCCTTGTGTGCAATGAAGGAAGTTGATCTTATTCCTGATGATCCTAAAGCTGCTGAATGTATAAAGCAATTGGAGCAG GAAATTAAAGTCCTCCGCACGCTAAAGCATCCAAATATTGTGCAGTATTATGGTAGTGAAATG ACTGAAGATCACTTCTACATATATTTGGAATATGTTCATCCTGGATCGATTAACAAATACGTCCAAGACCATATTGGAACTATGACAGAATCTGTAGTTCGCAGTTTTACTCGCCATATCCTCTCTGGGTTGGCTTTCTTGCACAGCACAAAGACAATTCACAG AGATATAAAAGGTGCAAATTTGCTTGTTGATGCATCAGGCGTTGTTAAACTTGCCGATTTTGGGGTGGCAAAACAT CTCAATGGGCAATCGTACAATCTTTCTTTGAAGGGCAGTCCATACTGGATGGCTCCTGAG GTGATAAGGGCTGCAATGCAGAACAGTGCTGCTCCTGATCTTGCTTTGGCCGTCGATATATGGAGCTTGGGTTGTACTATTGTTGAGATGTTCAATGGAAGACCTCCGTGGAGTGAATTTACAGGA CCTCAAGCTATGTTCAAGGTTCTAAACACCATCCCGGATATACCAGAAACATTGTCTGCAGAGG